A region of the bacterium genome:
CACCACACGGTCCACCTCGCCCCGGCGCCCGGTGATCATGATGACCGGGATGTGGCAGGACTTGCGCATCCGGCGGCAGACGTCGAAGCCGTCCATGTCCGGCAAGATCAGGTCGAGCAGCAGCAGGGAGTACGACTCCTCAGCGAGGCGCGCCAGGGCGGCCTGGCCCTCGCGGCAGAGCGTCACCCGGTGGCCGCAGGCCTCGAGTTGGTCGCGCAGCGTCCCGGCCAGCATGTCGTCGTCTTCGCAGATCAAGAGGCTGTGAGGCATGGTTCGCTCCCGGTGATGTGCGCCAGGGCTTCCCCGGCGTGCGTAGAGGATGTATCGGCAGAGTCACGGCGGCCTGTAGGGCTCTGCCGGCAGATTGACAGCACACGCCCAAGGGGGTAAGATAACTCTCCGAGTGCAGCCCGGGCTCCCCACCGCACCAACGCGCCCTATGCAGACCTCAGGCATCATCTTCGATATCAAGGGTTTCGCCATCCACGATGGCCCCGGGATTCGCACCACTGTGTTTCTCAAGGGCTGTCCGCTGCGCTGCGAGTGGTGCCACAATCCCGAATCGCAGTCGCTCGCGCCGGTGCTGGCGCAGTTCAGGCGCAACTGCATCGGGTGCGGCAAGTGCCTGAGCCGCTGCCCTAACGAGGCGCTGTCGGCCGGCGAAGACGGGATCGTCATTGACCGCACACGCTGCCAGGGCTGCGGCACATGCGCCGAGACTTGCTATGCCGAGGCGCTGGTGCTGCGCGGCCAGCGCATGACGGTTGCCGAGGTGATCGCCGAGGTTCTCAAGGACCGGCCCTTCTATGAGAACTCCGGCGGCGGGATGACGCTATCGGGTGGCGAGCCGCTCTTCCAGCCTGAGTTCGCCATCGCGCTGTTGCGGGCGGCCAAGGCCGAAGGGTTGCGCACGTGCCTGGACACCTCGGGGCTGGTGGCTCCGGAGGTCCTGCAAGCAGCGCTGGAGTGCGTGGACCTGGTGCTGTACGACCTGAAGACCACGGACCAGGTGCGGCACAGCCGGCACACCGGGTGTGACAACCGCCTGATCCTCGAGAACCTGCGGCGGGTCACGAGCAACGGTCAGGCGGTGAAGCTGCGCATGCCGCTGGTGCCGGGCTTCAACGACCGGCCGGAGGACATGGAGGCGGCAGCCCGGTTCATCGCGGGGCTGAAGCACGCGCCGCCGCTGGAGGTTCTGCCGTACCACAAACTAGGCGAGGGCAAGTACGAGGCCCTGGGGATCGCGG
Encoded here:
- a CDS encoding glycyl-radical enzyme activating protein, whose translation is MQTSGIIFDIKGFAIHDGPGIRTTVFLKGCPLRCEWCHNPESQSLAPVLAQFRRNCIGCGKCLSRCPNEALSAGEDGIVIDRTRCQGCGTCAETCYAEALVLRGQRMTVAEVIAEVLKDRPFYENSGGGMTLSGGEPLFQPEFAIALLRAAKAEGLRTCLDTSGLVAPEVLQAALECVDLVLYDLKTTDQVRHSRHTGCDNRLILENLRRVTSNGQAVKLRMPLVPGFNDRPEDMEAAARFIAGLKHAPPLEVLPYHKLGEGKYEALGIAGGFQAEPPARAEVEALAAVARKHGVQCEVGG